One window of the Eucalyptus grandis isolate ANBG69807.140 chromosome 8, ASM1654582v1, whole genome shotgun sequence genome contains the following:
- the LOC104457374 gene encoding uncharacterized protein LOC104457374 isoform X1: MHREGILGRALFGKQSDISKICLLESGSLAANMDLEMRYLDSCKGHQIQPNAEVVSWFSKAKTEMTSCGGCHIVISLDHLQDTDLLPLIDVFMEIHSFDVDTVDVVHNSPHLLNLENLIDLMHAIGDKLHAVNLQDSSLGEEFLSNLSKREVSCKVFSFWSLQIQKLNIFGRFTQLHTLNLDFCTSVTSFHKDCFSGMPNLMRLSMCETRVANLWTTTAVLSKLPSLVELRFQKCLCCHDTGPCASLYSEKANLLVGEETGSVLPNYSSCKAVQSVSHGSAMHKVLDEVEEINEKELVFMCAQKQKSWNGSATFKKYVSHHCSPICYEKYYREYMIVCLPRLEVLDNLPVQEADKEVAKNVFSSHYENLPYGRQHKESVIAVLHQREMGKVSFYHPKSIKLKHSVSSRTGQHFFSRSLSAAKLGSSAWPLIQPVSKIGRLFKEEGIQLRPRQFEYNPSDPSLMAFGTLGGEIIITNHEGGKIVGYVPSTGVENSILGLCWLKKYPSKLIAGSDNGSLKLFDINCIPPKVPDFSFSYDAVTFADFEQLTSVHVNSMDDRLLVSGYTRNIALYDIGTGQRMELFRDLHREPINVAKFANHSPFLFATSSFDRDVKMWDLRETPVRPCYTVSSSRENVMVCFSPDDHYLLVSAVDNEVKQLLAGDGRIQMKFEIASTGSVHNYTRSYYMNGRDYVISGSCDEHVVRICCAQTGRRLRDVFLEDGNTGNSMYVQSLRGDPFRSVVDPLVKMISLSNEESSIWMTILLPMRIGGVSTIFNDYKPELLLLEIFLYCFHRLVGYLY, encoded by the exons ATGCATAGAGAAGGAATTTTGGGGCGAGCGCTATTCGGAAAACAGAGCGACATTAGCAAGATCTGTCTCTTGGAGTCGGGTTCATTGGCAGCTAATATGGACTTAGAAATGAG GTATCTGGATTCTTGCAAGGGGCATCAGATACAACCCAATGCTGAAGTTGTATCGTGGTTTTCAAAG GCTAAGACTGAGATGACTTCCTGTGGAGGATGTCACATTGTCATCTCACTGGATCATCTACAGGACACTGATCTCCTACCACTAATTGATGTTTTCATGGAAATCCATTCTTTTGATGTTGACACAGTTGATGTTGTTCATAACTCACCTCATCTCTTGAACTTGGAAAATCTTATTGATTTGATGCATGCAATTGGTGATAAGCTACATGCTGTTAATCTCCAGGATTCATCCCTTGGGGAGGAATTTCTAAG CAATCTGAGCAAGAGGGAAGTTTCCTGTAAAGTCTTCAGTTTCTGGTCCCTCCAAATTCAGAAGCTCAACATTTTTGGTAGATTTACACAGTTGCATACCCTTAACCTGGATTTCTGTACGTCAGTCACTAGCTTCCACAAGGACTGTTTTTCTGGCATGCCAAATCTGATGCGTTTATCAATGTGTGAGACAAGAGTGGCTAATCTCTGGACGACAACTGCTGTGTTGTCTAAGCTTCCTTCTTTAGTGGAACTACGATTCCAGAAATGCTTATGTTGCCATGACACTGGACCGTGTGCTTCCCTCTACAGTGAAAAGGCAAATCTTCTTGTTGGTGAGGAAACTGGTTCAGTTCTACCGAACTATTCTTCCTGCAAAGCTGTACAATCTGTTTCTCATGGCAGCGCCATGCACAAAGTTCTTGATGAAGTTGAGGAA ATCAATGAGAAAGAATTGGTTTTTATGTGCGCTCAAAAGCAGAAGTCATGGAATGGTAGTGCCACATTCAAAAAGTATGTCTCGCATCATTGCTCACCTATATGCTATGAGAAATACTACAGAGAATATATGATTGTTTGTCTGCCTCGTTTGGAAGTATTGGACAACCTTCCTGTCCAGGAGGCCGACAAAGAAGTGGCAAAAAATGTCTTCTCGAGTCACTATGAGAACTTACCCTATGGGCGACAGCACAAAGAAAGTGTCATTGCAGTCCTGCATCAACGTGAAATGGGAAAAGTCAGCTTTTACCAcccaaaatcaattaaattaaagcATTCAGTTTCTTCTAGGACGGGCCAACATTTTTTCTCAAGATCTCTTAGTGCAGCCAAACTTGGATCATCCGCATGGCCTCTCATACAACCAGTTTCAAAAATTGGCCGTCTTTTCAAAGAAGAAGGTATACAACTTCGACCGAGGCAGTTTGAGTACAATCCATCAGACCCTTCTCTTATGGCTTTCGGAACTTTGGGTGGCGAAATAATTATTACCAACCATGAAGGTGGAAAAATTGTTGGTTATGTCCCATCAACAGGTGTGGAAAATAGTATATTGGGTCTCTGTTGGCTCAAGAAATATCCATCCAAG CTTATTGCAGGTTCTGACAATGGGTCGTTGAAGTTGTTTGACATCAATTGTATACCACCAAAAGTTCCAGACTTCTCATTCAGTTATGATGCTGTCACTTTTGCCGATTTTGAGCAGTTGACCTCCGTACATGTCAATTCGATGGACGATAGACTTCTTGTTAGTGGCTACACAAGAAACATTGCTCTTTACGACATTGGCACTGGTCAACGCATGGAGCTGTTCAGGGATTTGCACCGTGAACCTATAAATGTTGCTAAATTTGCAAATCACTCTCCGTTCTTGTTTGCTACTTCATCATTCGACCGTGATGTCAAGATGTGGGATCTGAGAGAGACTCCGGTGCGACCTTGCTATACAGTTTCAAGCTCCAGAGAAAATGTAATGGTTTGCTTCTCCCCTGATGACCACTATCTGCTGGTCTCTGCTGTTGATAATGAG GTCAAGCAGCTTTTAGCTGGtgatggaaggatccaaatgaAATTTGAGATAGCTTCAACTGGAAGTGTTCATAATTACACACGTTCATATTATATGAATGGAAGGGACTATGTCATCAGTGGAAGTTGTGATGAGCATGTAGTCCGCATCTGCTGTGCCCAAACTGGAAGGCGACTGAGGGATGTCTTCTTGGAG GATGGGAACACTGGAAATTCTATGTATGTGCAGTCTTTAAGAGGCGATCCCTTTAGG AGTGTTGTTGATCCACTAGTCAAGATGATTTCTCTATCCAACGAGGAATCAAGTATTTGGATGACAATACTGTTGCCAATGCGGATAGGAGGCGTTTCAACGATTTTCAATGATTACAAGCCCGAATTACTACTTCTAGAAATATTCCTATATTGCTTCCATCGCCTAGTCGGTTATCTATACTAG
- the LOC104457374 gene encoding uncharacterized protein LOC104457374 isoform X2: protein MHREGILGRALFGKQSDISKICLLESGSLAANMDLEMRYLDSCKGHQIQPNAEVVSWFSKAKTEMTSCGGCHIVISLDHLQDTDLLPLIDVFMEIHSFDVDTVDVVHNSPHLLNLENLIDLMHAIGDKLHAVNLQDSSLGEEFLSNLSKREVSCKVFSFWSLQIQKLNIFGRFTQLHTLNLDFCTSVTSFHKDCFSGMPNLMRLSMCETRVANLWTTTAVLSKLPSLVELRFQKCLCCHDTGPCASLYSEKANLLVGEETGSVLPNYSSCKAVQSVSHGSAMHKVLDEVEEINEKELVFMCAQKQKSWNGSATFKKYVSHHCSPICYEKYYREYMIVCLPRLEVLDNLPVQEADKEVAKNVFSSHYENLPYGRQHKESVIAVLHQREMGKVSFYHPKSIKLKHSVSSRTGQHFFSRSLSAAKLGSSAWPLIQPVSKIGRLFKEEGIQLRPRQFEYNPSDPSLMAFGTLGGEIIITNHEGGKIVGYVPSTGVENSILGLCWLKKYPSKLIAGSDNGSLKLFDINCIPPKVPDFSFSYDAVTFADFEQLTSVHVNSMDDRLLVSGYTRNIALYDIGTGQRMELFRDLHREPINVAKFANHSPFLFATSSFDRDVKMWDLRETPVRPCYTVSSSRENVMVCFSPDDHYLLVSAVDNEVKQLLAGDGRIQMKFEIASTGSVHNYTRSYYMNGRDYVISGSCDEHVVRICCAQTGRRLRDVFLEDGNTGNSMYVQSLRGDPFRDFHLSVLAALTRSSSKCEIMKVNLLASIDQVKDHPYNQSVRPSYSLGG from the exons ATGCATAGAGAAGGAATTTTGGGGCGAGCGCTATTCGGAAAACAGAGCGACATTAGCAAGATCTGTCTCTTGGAGTCGGGTTCATTGGCAGCTAATATGGACTTAGAAATGAG GTATCTGGATTCTTGCAAGGGGCATCAGATACAACCCAATGCTGAAGTTGTATCGTGGTTTTCAAAG GCTAAGACTGAGATGACTTCCTGTGGAGGATGTCACATTGTCATCTCACTGGATCATCTACAGGACACTGATCTCCTACCACTAATTGATGTTTTCATGGAAATCCATTCTTTTGATGTTGACACAGTTGATGTTGTTCATAACTCACCTCATCTCTTGAACTTGGAAAATCTTATTGATTTGATGCATGCAATTGGTGATAAGCTACATGCTGTTAATCTCCAGGATTCATCCCTTGGGGAGGAATTTCTAAG CAATCTGAGCAAGAGGGAAGTTTCCTGTAAAGTCTTCAGTTTCTGGTCCCTCCAAATTCAGAAGCTCAACATTTTTGGTAGATTTACACAGTTGCATACCCTTAACCTGGATTTCTGTACGTCAGTCACTAGCTTCCACAAGGACTGTTTTTCTGGCATGCCAAATCTGATGCGTTTATCAATGTGTGAGACAAGAGTGGCTAATCTCTGGACGACAACTGCTGTGTTGTCTAAGCTTCCTTCTTTAGTGGAACTACGATTCCAGAAATGCTTATGTTGCCATGACACTGGACCGTGTGCTTCCCTCTACAGTGAAAAGGCAAATCTTCTTGTTGGTGAGGAAACTGGTTCAGTTCTACCGAACTATTCTTCCTGCAAAGCTGTACAATCTGTTTCTCATGGCAGCGCCATGCACAAAGTTCTTGATGAAGTTGAGGAA ATCAATGAGAAAGAATTGGTTTTTATGTGCGCTCAAAAGCAGAAGTCATGGAATGGTAGTGCCACATTCAAAAAGTATGTCTCGCATCATTGCTCACCTATATGCTATGAGAAATACTACAGAGAATATATGATTGTTTGTCTGCCTCGTTTGGAAGTATTGGACAACCTTCCTGTCCAGGAGGCCGACAAAGAAGTGGCAAAAAATGTCTTCTCGAGTCACTATGAGAACTTACCCTATGGGCGACAGCACAAAGAAAGTGTCATTGCAGTCCTGCATCAACGTGAAATGGGAAAAGTCAGCTTTTACCAcccaaaatcaattaaattaaagcATTCAGTTTCTTCTAGGACGGGCCAACATTTTTTCTCAAGATCTCTTAGTGCAGCCAAACTTGGATCATCCGCATGGCCTCTCATACAACCAGTTTCAAAAATTGGCCGTCTTTTCAAAGAAGAAGGTATACAACTTCGACCGAGGCAGTTTGAGTACAATCCATCAGACCCTTCTCTTATGGCTTTCGGAACTTTGGGTGGCGAAATAATTATTACCAACCATGAAGGTGGAAAAATTGTTGGTTATGTCCCATCAACAGGTGTGGAAAATAGTATATTGGGTCTCTGTTGGCTCAAGAAATATCCATCCAAG CTTATTGCAGGTTCTGACAATGGGTCGTTGAAGTTGTTTGACATCAATTGTATACCACCAAAAGTTCCAGACTTCTCATTCAGTTATGATGCTGTCACTTTTGCCGATTTTGAGCAGTTGACCTCCGTACATGTCAATTCGATGGACGATAGACTTCTTGTTAGTGGCTACACAAGAAACATTGCTCTTTACGACATTGGCACTGGTCAACGCATGGAGCTGTTCAGGGATTTGCACCGTGAACCTATAAATGTTGCTAAATTTGCAAATCACTCTCCGTTCTTGTTTGCTACTTCATCATTCGACCGTGATGTCAAGATGTGGGATCTGAGAGAGACTCCGGTGCGACCTTGCTATACAGTTTCAAGCTCCAGAGAAAATGTAATGGTTTGCTTCTCCCCTGATGACCACTATCTGCTGGTCTCTGCTGTTGATAATGAG GTCAAGCAGCTTTTAGCTGGtgatggaaggatccaaatgaAATTTGAGATAGCTTCAACTGGAAGTGTTCATAATTACACACGTTCATATTATATGAATGGAAGGGACTATGTCATCAGTGGAAGTTGTGATGAGCATGTAGTCCGCATCTGCTGTGCCCAAACTGGAAGGCGACTGAGGGATGTCTTCTTGGAG GATGGGAACACTGGAAATTCTATGTATGTGCAGTCTTTAAGAGGCGATCCCTTTAGG GACTTCCACCTCAGTGTTTTGGCAGCTCTGACGCGGTCCAGCTCAAAGTGTGAGATCATGAAG GTCAATTTGCTTGCATCCATTGATCAAGTCAAAGATCATCCCTATAACCAAAGTGTTCGTCCTTCGTACAGTCTTGGAGGCTGA
- the LOC104457374 gene encoding uncharacterized protein LOC104457374 isoform X3, which yields MTIEQELEPAVFVESPTMETRYLDSCKGHQIQPNAEVVSWFSKAKTEMTSCGGCHIVISLDHLQDTDLLPLIDVFMEIHSFDVDTVDVVHNSPHLLNLENLIDLMHAIGDKLHAVNLQDSSLGEEFLSNLSKREVSCKVFSFWSLQIQKLNIFGRFTQLHTLNLDFCTSVTSFHKDCFSGMPNLMRLSMCETRVANLWTTTAVLSKLPSLVELRFQKCLCCHDTGPCASLYSEKANLLVGEETGSVLPNYSSCKAVQSVSHGSAMHKVLDEVEEINEKELVFMCAQKQKSWNGSATFKKYVSHHCSPICYEKYYREYMIVCLPRLEVLDNLPVQEADKEVAKNVFSSHYENLPYGRQHKESVIAVLHQREMGKVSFYHPKSIKLKHSVSSRTGQHFFSRSLSAAKLGSSAWPLIQPVSKIGRLFKEEGIQLRPRQFEYNPSDPSLMAFGTLGGEIIITNHEGGKIVGYVPSTGVENSILGLCWLKKYPSKLIAGSDNGSLKLFDINCIPPKVPDFSFSYDAVTFADFEQLTSVHVNSMDDRLLVSGYTRNIALYDIGTGQRMELFRDLHREPINVAKFANHSPFLFATSSFDRDVKMWDLRETPVRPCYTVSSSRENVMVCFSPDDHYLLVSAVDNEVKQLLAGDGRIQMKFEIASTGSVHNYTRSYYMNGRDYVISGSCDEHVVRICCAQTGRRLRDVFLEDGNTGNSMYVQSLRGDPFRSVVDPLVKMISLSNEESSIWMTILLPMRIGGVSTIFNDYKPELLLLEIFLYCFHRLVGYLY from the exons ATGACCATTGAGCAGGAGTTGGAGCCCGCGGTTTTCGTGGAGTCACCGACCATGGAAACTCG GTATCTGGATTCTTGCAAGGGGCATCAGATACAACCCAATGCTGAAGTTGTATCGTGGTTTTCAAAG GCTAAGACTGAGATGACTTCCTGTGGAGGATGTCACATTGTCATCTCACTGGATCATCTACAGGACACTGATCTCCTACCACTAATTGATGTTTTCATGGAAATCCATTCTTTTGATGTTGACACAGTTGATGTTGTTCATAACTCACCTCATCTCTTGAACTTGGAAAATCTTATTGATTTGATGCATGCAATTGGTGATAAGCTACATGCTGTTAATCTCCAGGATTCATCCCTTGGGGAGGAATTTCTAAG CAATCTGAGCAAGAGGGAAGTTTCCTGTAAAGTCTTCAGTTTCTGGTCCCTCCAAATTCAGAAGCTCAACATTTTTGGTAGATTTACACAGTTGCATACCCTTAACCTGGATTTCTGTACGTCAGTCACTAGCTTCCACAAGGACTGTTTTTCTGGCATGCCAAATCTGATGCGTTTATCAATGTGTGAGACAAGAGTGGCTAATCTCTGGACGACAACTGCTGTGTTGTCTAAGCTTCCTTCTTTAGTGGAACTACGATTCCAGAAATGCTTATGTTGCCATGACACTGGACCGTGTGCTTCCCTCTACAGTGAAAAGGCAAATCTTCTTGTTGGTGAGGAAACTGGTTCAGTTCTACCGAACTATTCTTCCTGCAAAGCTGTACAATCTGTTTCTCATGGCAGCGCCATGCACAAAGTTCTTGATGAAGTTGAGGAA ATCAATGAGAAAGAATTGGTTTTTATGTGCGCTCAAAAGCAGAAGTCATGGAATGGTAGTGCCACATTCAAAAAGTATGTCTCGCATCATTGCTCACCTATATGCTATGAGAAATACTACAGAGAATATATGATTGTTTGTCTGCCTCGTTTGGAAGTATTGGACAACCTTCCTGTCCAGGAGGCCGACAAAGAAGTGGCAAAAAATGTCTTCTCGAGTCACTATGAGAACTTACCCTATGGGCGACAGCACAAAGAAAGTGTCATTGCAGTCCTGCATCAACGTGAAATGGGAAAAGTCAGCTTTTACCAcccaaaatcaattaaattaaagcATTCAGTTTCTTCTAGGACGGGCCAACATTTTTTCTCAAGATCTCTTAGTGCAGCCAAACTTGGATCATCCGCATGGCCTCTCATACAACCAGTTTCAAAAATTGGCCGTCTTTTCAAAGAAGAAGGTATACAACTTCGACCGAGGCAGTTTGAGTACAATCCATCAGACCCTTCTCTTATGGCTTTCGGAACTTTGGGTGGCGAAATAATTATTACCAACCATGAAGGTGGAAAAATTGTTGGTTATGTCCCATCAACAGGTGTGGAAAATAGTATATTGGGTCTCTGTTGGCTCAAGAAATATCCATCCAAG CTTATTGCAGGTTCTGACAATGGGTCGTTGAAGTTGTTTGACATCAATTGTATACCACCAAAAGTTCCAGACTTCTCATTCAGTTATGATGCTGTCACTTTTGCCGATTTTGAGCAGTTGACCTCCGTACATGTCAATTCGATGGACGATAGACTTCTTGTTAGTGGCTACACAAGAAACATTGCTCTTTACGACATTGGCACTGGTCAACGCATGGAGCTGTTCAGGGATTTGCACCGTGAACCTATAAATGTTGCTAAATTTGCAAATCACTCTCCGTTCTTGTTTGCTACTTCATCATTCGACCGTGATGTCAAGATGTGGGATCTGAGAGAGACTCCGGTGCGACCTTGCTATACAGTTTCAAGCTCCAGAGAAAATGTAATGGTTTGCTTCTCCCCTGATGACCACTATCTGCTGGTCTCTGCTGTTGATAATGAG GTCAAGCAGCTTTTAGCTGGtgatggaaggatccaaatgaAATTTGAGATAGCTTCAACTGGAAGTGTTCATAATTACACACGTTCATATTATATGAATGGAAGGGACTATGTCATCAGTGGAAGTTGTGATGAGCATGTAGTCCGCATCTGCTGTGCCCAAACTGGAAGGCGACTGAGGGATGTCTTCTTGGAG GATGGGAACACTGGAAATTCTATGTATGTGCAGTCTTTAAGAGGCGATCCCTTTAGG AGTGTTGTTGATCCACTAGTCAAGATGATTTCTCTATCCAACGAGGAATCAAGTATTTGGATGACAATACTGTTGCCAATGCGGATAGGAGGCGTTTCAACGATTTTCAATGATTACAAGCCCGAATTACTACTTCTAGAAATATTCCTATATTGCTTCCATCGCCTAGTCGGTTATCTATACTAG
- the LOC104457374 gene encoding uncharacterized protein LOC104457374 isoform X4 gives MTSCGGCHIVISLDHLQDTDLLPLIDVFMEIHSFDVDTVDVVHNSPHLLNLENLIDLMHAIGDKLHAVNLQDSSLGEEFLSNLSKREVSCKVFSFWSLQIQKLNIFGRFTQLHTLNLDFCTSVTSFHKDCFSGMPNLMRLSMCETRVANLWTTTAVLSKLPSLVELRFQKCLCCHDTGPCASLYSEKANLLVGEETGSVLPNYSSCKAVQSVSHGSAMHKVLDEVEEINEKELVFMCAQKQKSWNGSATFKKYVSHHCSPICYEKYYREYMIVCLPRLEVLDNLPVQEADKEVAKNVFSSHYENLPYGRQHKESVIAVLHQREMGKVSFYHPKSIKLKHSVSSRTGQHFFSRSLSAAKLGSSAWPLIQPVSKIGRLFKEEGIQLRPRQFEYNPSDPSLMAFGTLGGEIIITNHEGGKIVGYVPSTGVENSILGLCWLKKYPSKLIAGSDNGSLKLFDINCIPPKVPDFSFSYDAVTFADFEQLTSVHVNSMDDRLLVSGYTRNIALYDIGTGQRMELFRDLHREPINVAKFANHSPFLFATSSFDRDVKMWDLRETPVRPCYTVSSSRENVMVCFSPDDHYLLVSAVDNEVKQLLAGDGRIQMKFEIASTGSVHNYTRSYYMNGRDYVISGSCDEHVVRICCAQTGRRLRDVFLEDGNTGNSMYVQSLRGDPFRSVVDPLVKMISLSNEESSIWMTILLPMRIGGVSTIFNDYKPELLLLEIFLYCFHRLVGYLY, from the exons ATGACTTCCTGTGGAGGATGTCACATTGTCATCTCACTGGATCATCTACAGGACACTGATCTCCTACCACTAATTGATGTTTTCATGGAAATCCATTCTTTTGATGTTGACACAGTTGATGTTGTTCATAACTCACCTCATCTCTTGAACTTGGAAAATCTTATTGATTTGATGCATGCAATTGGTGATAAGCTACATGCTGTTAATCTCCAGGATTCATCCCTTGGGGAGGAATTTCTAAG CAATCTGAGCAAGAGGGAAGTTTCCTGTAAAGTCTTCAGTTTCTGGTCCCTCCAAATTCAGAAGCTCAACATTTTTGGTAGATTTACACAGTTGCATACCCTTAACCTGGATTTCTGTACGTCAGTCACTAGCTTCCACAAGGACTGTTTTTCTGGCATGCCAAATCTGATGCGTTTATCAATGTGTGAGACAAGAGTGGCTAATCTCTGGACGACAACTGCTGTGTTGTCTAAGCTTCCTTCTTTAGTGGAACTACGATTCCAGAAATGCTTATGTTGCCATGACACTGGACCGTGTGCTTCCCTCTACAGTGAAAAGGCAAATCTTCTTGTTGGTGAGGAAACTGGTTCAGTTCTACCGAACTATTCTTCCTGCAAAGCTGTACAATCTGTTTCTCATGGCAGCGCCATGCACAAAGTTCTTGATGAAGTTGAGGAA ATCAATGAGAAAGAATTGGTTTTTATGTGCGCTCAAAAGCAGAAGTCATGGAATGGTAGTGCCACATTCAAAAAGTATGTCTCGCATCATTGCTCACCTATATGCTATGAGAAATACTACAGAGAATATATGATTGTTTGTCTGCCTCGTTTGGAAGTATTGGACAACCTTCCTGTCCAGGAGGCCGACAAAGAAGTGGCAAAAAATGTCTTCTCGAGTCACTATGAGAACTTACCCTATGGGCGACAGCACAAAGAAAGTGTCATTGCAGTCCTGCATCAACGTGAAATGGGAAAAGTCAGCTTTTACCAcccaaaatcaattaaattaaagcATTCAGTTTCTTCTAGGACGGGCCAACATTTTTTCTCAAGATCTCTTAGTGCAGCCAAACTTGGATCATCCGCATGGCCTCTCATACAACCAGTTTCAAAAATTGGCCGTCTTTTCAAAGAAGAAGGTATACAACTTCGACCGAGGCAGTTTGAGTACAATCCATCAGACCCTTCTCTTATGGCTTTCGGAACTTTGGGTGGCGAAATAATTATTACCAACCATGAAGGTGGAAAAATTGTTGGTTATGTCCCATCAACAGGTGTGGAAAATAGTATATTGGGTCTCTGTTGGCTCAAGAAATATCCATCCAAG CTTATTGCAGGTTCTGACAATGGGTCGTTGAAGTTGTTTGACATCAATTGTATACCACCAAAAGTTCCAGACTTCTCATTCAGTTATGATGCTGTCACTTTTGCCGATTTTGAGCAGTTGACCTCCGTACATGTCAATTCGATGGACGATAGACTTCTTGTTAGTGGCTACACAAGAAACATTGCTCTTTACGACATTGGCACTGGTCAACGCATGGAGCTGTTCAGGGATTTGCACCGTGAACCTATAAATGTTGCTAAATTTGCAAATCACTCTCCGTTCTTGTTTGCTACTTCATCATTCGACCGTGATGTCAAGATGTGGGATCTGAGAGAGACTCCGGTGCGACCTTGCTATACAGTTTCAAGCTCCAGAGAAAATGTAATGGTTTGCTTCTCCCCTGATGACCACTATCTGCTGGTCTCTGCTGTTGATAATGAG GTCAAGCAGCTTTTAGCTGGtgatggaaggatccaaatgaAATTTGAGATAGCTTCAACTGGAAGTGTTCATAATTACACACGTTCATATTATATGAATGGAAGGGACTATGTCATCAGTGGAAGTTGTGATGAGCATGTAGTCCGCATCTGCTGTGCCCAAACTGGAAGGCGACTGAGGGATGTCTTCTTGGAG GATGGGAACACTGGAAATTCTATGTATGTGCAGTCTTTAAGAGGCGATCCCTTTAGG AGTGTTGTTGATCCACTAGTCAAGATGATTTCTCTATCCAACGAGGAATCAAGTATTTGGATGACAATACTGTTGCCAATGCGGATAGGAGGCGTTTCAACGATTTTCAATGATTACAAGCCCGAATTACTACTTCTAGAAATATTCCTATATTGCTTCCATCGCCTAGTCGGTTATCTATACTAG